A single uncultured Acetobacterium sp. DNA region contains:
- a CDS encoding flavodoxin family protein, whose amino-acid sequence MNIIAINGSPRKKENTAMLLEKALEGAASKGAQTELIHLYDLNYKGCISCFACKRIGGKSYGKCAVKDDLTEVFEKIEAVDALVLGSPIYFGEVTGEMRSFLERLFFQYHVYDKQRTVLFPKKIKSGFVFTMNAPERVLKEIKYDMKFKGYESILTHFFGSAKTLEATDTWQFPDYSKFETTSFNVDDKAKRRREVFPNDCEKAYGLGVELVTANSEVKTK is encoded by the coding sequence ATGAATATTATTGCGATTAACGGAAGTCCCAGAAAAAAAGAAAACACGGCTATGCTATTGGAAAAAGCCCTGGAGGGGGCAGCAAGTAAAGGGGCTCAAACCGAGCTCATTCATCTGTATGATTTGAATTATAAAGGTTGTATCAGTTGTTTTGCCTGTAAACGGATTGGTGGCAAAAGTTATGGAAAATGTGCTGTCAAAGATGATTTGACTGAGGTTTTTGAGAAGATTGAGGCAGTGGACGCTCTGGTTTTAGGGTCACCCATCTATTTTGGCGAAGTAACTGGTGAAATGCGCTCATTCCTGGAGCGGTTATTTTTTCAGTATCATGTCTATGATAAGCAACGAACGGTTCTTTTCCCCAAAAAAATAAAAAGCGGGTTCGTTTTTACCATGAATGCTCCGGAACGGGTATTGAAGGAAATTAAATATGATATGAAATTCAAAGGATACGAAAGCATTCTTACCCATTTTTTCGGCAGTGCCAAAACGCTAGAAGCTACGGACACTTGGCAGTTTCCTGATTATTCGAAATTTGAGACGACTTCCTTTAATGTCGATGACAAAGCTAAACGGCGCCGGGAAGTGTTCCCCAATGATTGTGAAAAAGCTTACGGGTTAGGCGTGGAATTAGTAACAGCCAACAGCGAGGTTAAAACAAAATAA